The following coding sequences are from one Thermostaphylospora chromogena window:
- a CDS encoding zinc-binding dehydrogenase, which produces MKVAVVTGPEAVELRDEPEPRVGADEVFVEVGACGLCTMERRLFLGEKRIYPVAPGHEVAGRVTKVGEAVAELPGSPKVGDTVTVDLLTRCGTCSTCRRGRSALCKRPQGGTLSDGTISFGAGLSEGVVVKAVQAHVTGSAPIGHAAMGEPLACVVHSLRLGGMRAGDRVAVIGAGYMGRLHLALARHRGAAAVGMIDVSRSRLDEARTAGAAWTADPTRPDELEAAGKHDIVFVTAGAPGALETAVDLCDDGGTVVLYGAFPKEMAVPVLPDAIHHRELSIVGVYSQEPEDWREAAGLIASGALAADLDALVSARYSLENVREALKFAATTPVYRVLVGAL; this is translated from the coding sequence ATGAAAGTCGCCGTTGTCACCGGCCCCGAGGCCGTCGAATTGCGGGATGAACCCGAACCCCGGGTGGGGGCCGACGAGGTGTTCGTCGAGGTGGGCGCGTGCGGGCTATGCACGATGGAGCGCCGCCTGTTCCTCGGCGAGAAGCGGATCTACCCCGTCGCGCCCGGCCACGAGGTCGCGGGGCGGGTGACGAAGGTGGGCGAGGCCGTCGCCGAGCTGCCCGGCTCGCCGAAGGTCGGCGACACCGTCACGGTGGACCTGCTCACCAGGTGCGGCACGTGCTCGACCTGCCGCAGAGGCCGCAGCGCGCTGTGCAAGAGGCCGCAGGGCGGCACCCTGTCCGACGGCACCATCTCCTTCGGCGCCGGCCTGTCCGAGGGCGTGGTGGTGAAGGCCGTCCAGGCGCACGTCACCGGCTCGGCGCCCATCGGGCACGCCGCCATGGGCGAACCGCTCGCCTGCGTCGTCCACTCGCTGCGGCTCGGCGGCATGCGCGCCGGCGACCGCGTCGCGGTGATCGGCGCGGGCTACATGGGCCGGCTGCACCTCGCGCTGGCCCGCCACCGGGGCGCGGCGGCGGTCGGAATGATCGACGTGAGCCGCTCCCGGCTGGACGAGGCGCGGACGGCGGGCGCGGCGTGGACGGCCGACCCCACCCGGCCGGACGAGCTGGAGGCGGCCGGCAAGCACGACATCGTGTTCGTCACCGCGGGCGCTCCGGGCGCTCTGGAGACCGCCGTGGACCTGTGCGACGACGGCGGCACGGTCGTGCTCTACGGCGCCTTCCCCAAGGAGATGGCGGTGCCGGTGCTGCCGGACGCCATCCACCACCGCGAGCTGTCCATCGTCGGCGTCTACAGCCAAGAGCCCGAGGACTGGCGGGAGGCGGCCGGGCTGATCGCCTCCGGCGCCCTCGCCGCCGACCTCGACGCCCTCGTCAGCGCCCGCTACAGCCTGGAGAACGTGCGGGAGGCGCTCAAGTTCGCCGCCACCACCCCCGTCTACCGCGTGCTGGTGGGTGCGCTGTGA
- a CDS encoding aldo/keto reductase, producing the protein MNHRLLGRTGIRVSPLCLGTLMFGAWGNTDHDECARIIHKALDAGINFIDTADVYAFGESEEIVGRAIRGRRDDVVLATKVGEPMGDSPNRRGNSRRWIMRAVEDSLRRLGTDWIDLYQVHRPDPDTDLDETLGALSDLVRQGKVRAIGTSSFPAEELVEAQWVAERRNRERFATEQVSYSILARHAEAAVLPVAERYDLGVLVWSPLNGGWLTGKYRKDAPPPTDSRASRNADHFDFRAQAVRERKLDLVERLQGVAEEAGVSLIHLALGFVLSHRAVTSAIIGPRTLAQLEGQLGADAVRLPPDVLDAIDEIVPPGTSVNPDDVGYVPPALTDPALRRRPAATT; encoded by the coding sequence GTGAATCATCGACTGCTTGGACGTACCGGAATCCGGGTGAGCCCGCTGTGCCTGGGGACGCTGATGTTCGGCGCCTGGGGGAACACCGACCACGACGAATGCGCCCGGATCATACATAAAGCGCTCGACGCAGGCATCAACTTCATCGACACCGCCGACGTCTACGCGTTCGGGGAGAGCGAGGAGATCGTCGGCCGGGCGATCAGAGGACGCAGGGACGACGTCGTGCTCGCCACCAAGGTCGGCGAGCCGATGGGCGACTCGCCGAACCGCAGAGGCAACTCCCGCCGATGGATCATGCGGGCGGTCGAGGACAGCCTGCGCCGCCTCGGCACCGACTGGATCGACCTGTACCAGGTGCACAGGCCCGACCCCGACACCGACCTCGACGAGACCCTCGGCGCGCTGTCGGACCTGGTCAGGCAGGGCAAGGTGCGCGCCATCGGCACGTCGTCCTTCCCCGCCGAAGAACTCGTCGAGGCGCAGTGGGTGGCCGAGCGGCGGAACCGGGAGCGGTTCGCGACCGAGCAGGTCTCCTACTCGATCCTCGCCCGGCACGCCGAGGCGGCCGTGCTGCCGGTCGCCGAGCGGTACGACCTGGGCGTGCTGGTGTGGAGCCCGCTCAACGGCGGATGGCTGACCGGCAAGTACCGCAAGGACGCGCCGCCGCCGACCGACTCACGGGCCAGCCGCAACGCCGACCACTTCGACTTCCGGGCGCAGGCCGTGCGGGAGCGCAAGCTCGACCTGGTGGAGCGGCTGCAGGGGGTGGCGGAGGAGGCGGGCGTCTCGCTCATCCACCTCGCCCTCGGGTTCGTGCTCTCCCACCGCGCCGTGACCTCCGCGATAATCGGGCCGCGCACCCTCGCCCAGCTGGAGGGCCAGCTCGGCGCGGACGCCGTACGGCTGCCGCCGGACGTGCTCGACGCGATCGACGAGATCGTCCCGCCGGGGACGAGCGTCAACCCCGACGACGTCGGCTACGTGCCGCCGGCGCTCACCGATCCCGCTCTGCGTCGCCGTCCGGCCGCCACCACATGA
- a CDS encoding amidohydrolase family protein translates to MNPRREVLIGGAVAIAGERILAVGATGELRARWPGAAELDATDCVVTPGLVNAHQHLTGDPLVRACIPDDITSQEAVHRWAVPIHRAHTAEDEELAALLACVENLRNGVTTIVEAGTVAHPERVAAAMTRSGVRGTVGVWGWDVEGVPHSAPAAEVLERLSEVIESYPAGGLVEGRVTLVGHGLASDELLAGAAELARRTGAGMTMHMSPTRADVDHYLARSGRRPLLHLARLGVLGPHLLLAHGVWLDDAEVDALLDSGTAVAYCPWAYLRLGQGVTRAGRHAEIFTRSGRIALGCDAANAGDAADILRTAALAVGLAKDTAVDPTTIGAPEGLEMATIRGAEAIGMADRIGSIEEGKLADLVVHDATGPQWTPRGDVAHQLIWSSDGRNVRDVLVGGRHVVRRGRCTTVDEHALRERAITSSAGLLRRAGIAVRHRWPHLRSH, encoded by the coding sequence ATGAACCCCCGCCGCGAAGTGCTGATCGGCGGGGCGGTCGCGATCGCCGGCGAACGCATCCTGGCCGTCGGAGCCACCGGTGAGCTGCGCGCGCGCTGGCCGGGTGCCGCCGAACTGGACGCCACCGACTGCGTCGTCACCCCCGGCCTGGTCAACGCCCATCAGCACCTCACCGGAGATCCGCTGGTCCGCGCCTGCATCCCGGACGACATCACCTCCCAGGAGGCCGTCCACCGCTGGGCGGTGCCGATCCACCGGGCGCACACCGCCGAAGACGAGGAGCTGGCCGCCCTGCTCGCCTGCGTGGAGAACCTCCGCAACGGGGTCACCACGATCGTCGAGGCGGGAACCGTCGCCCACCCCGAACGGGTCGCCGCCGCGATGACCCGTTCGGGCGTGCGTGGGACGGTCGGCGTCTGGGGCTGGGACGTCGAGGGCGTCCCCCACTCCGCCCCCGCCGCCGAGGTGCTGGAACGCCTGAGCGAGGTGATCGAGTCCTACCCGGCGGGCGGCCTGGTCGAAGGCCGGGTGACGCTGGTCGGGCACGGGCTCGCCTCCGACGAGCTGCTCGCCGGAGCGGCCGAGCTGGCCCGCCGTACCGGGGCCGGCATGACCATGCACATGTCCCCCACCCGCGCCGACGTCGACCACTACCTGGCACGCTCCGGCCGCCGTCCCCTGCTGCACCTCGCCCGGCTGGGCGTGCTCGGGCCGCACCTGCTGCTCGCGCACGGCGTGTGGCTGGACGACGCCGAGGTCGACGCGTTGCTCGACAGCGGCACCGCCGTCGCCTACTGCCCGTGGGCCTACCTGCGCCTGGGGCAGGGCGTGACCCGCGCCGGACGGCACGCGGAGATCTTCACCCGCTCGGGCAGGATCGCGCTGGGATGCGACGCCGCCAACGCCGGGGACGCCGCCGACATCCTGCGTACGGCGGCGCTCGCCGTGGGACTCGCCAAGGACACCGCCGTCGACCCGACCACGATCGGCGCCCCGGAAGGCCTGGAGATGGCCACCATCCGCGGCGCCGAGGCGATCGGCATGGCGGACCGGATCGGGTCCATCGAGGAGGGCAAACTCGCCGACCTGGTCGTCCACGACGCCACCGGACCGCAGTGGACCCCGCGCGGGGACGTCGCCCACCAGCTCATCTGGTCCAGCGACGGCCGTAACGTCCGCGACGTCCTCGTCGGCGGACGCCACGTCGTCCGCCGGGGCCGCTGCACCACCGTGGACGAACACGCCCTGCGCGAGCGGGCCATCACGTCCTCCGCCGGCCTGCTGCGCCGGGCCGGCATCGCCGTACGCCACCGCTGGCCGCATCTGAGGAGTCATTGA
- a CDS encoding FGGY-family carbohydrate kinase, with product MRVVVGVDVGSGSARAIAVDPDGRVLAARTGAYPGAEEWPEGRADPRGWLTGVADAVNGLLDTLGARPEAICVGGQSPTTVPVGGGLAVTVRHPAGSTGGPDDQHYAQRAVLAAELGEVEGRQLYDWVSARLGAADAQARWPGDATLDGYGPRAETGEVVGHTDGTLGLPAGVPLVAGAQDAYLAFWAGGLDLPGRALDPGGRTGGLAVAVKAGDEQTDMYSLRSPAIGVDIIGGPVNGHGLMLEWLSRTTGRAIPELLRLAEEVPEGADGLLILPYLEGERAPRWNRELRAEIVGLSSAHGSGHLARAVLEATAYGLRHIADSLPPVPIDTLVCAGGPASSPLWCKIKADVLEVPVEVPTETGLAAYGAALAAGAGAGWWPMPGRAEGGAWPRPAATTIHPSPSRVYRDGYRRFLALGDAAERRLAATSGKQE from the coding sequence GTGAGGGTCGTCGTCGGCGTCGACGTGGGCTCCGGTTCGGCGCGGGCCATCGCCGTGGACCCGGACGGGCGGGTGCTGGCCGCCCGCACCGGCGCCTATCCGGGGGCGGAGGAGTGGCCGGAGGGCCGAGCCGACCCGCGGGGATGGCTGACCGGCGTGGCCGACGCGGTGAACGGCCTGCTGGACACGCTGGGCGCGCGCCCGGAGGCCATCTGCGTGGGCGGCCAGAGTCCCACCACGGTCCCCGTCGGCGGTGGTCTCGCGGTGACCGTGCGCCACCCGGCGGGCAGCACCGGCGGCCCCGACGACCAGCACTACGCGCAGCGCGCTGTGCTCGCCGCCGAGCTGGGCGAGGTCGAGGGCAGGCAACTGTACGACTGGGTGTCGGCCCGCCTGGGCGCGGCGGACGCGCAGGCGCGCTGGCCGGGCGACGCCACCCTCGACGGCTACGGCCCCAGGGCGGAGACCGGCGAGGTCGTGGGCCACACCGACGGCACGCTGGGCCTGCCCGCGGGCGTCCCCCTGGTCGCCGGGGCGCAGGACGCCTACCTCGCGTTCTGGGCGGGCGGCTTGGACCTCCCCGGCCGGGCGCTGGACCCGGGCGGACGGACCGGCGGCCTCGCCGTGGCGGTCAAGGCGGGGGACGAGCAGACCGACATGTACTCGCTGCGCAGCCCGGCGATCGGCGTGGACATCATCGGCGGCCCGGTCAACGGGCACGGCCTGATGCTGGAGTGGCTGAGCCGGACCACCGGGCGGGCCATCCCGGAGCTGCTGCGGCTCGCCGAGGAGGTGCCCGAGGGGGCCGACGGCCTGCTGATCCTGCCCTATCTGGAAGGCGAGCGCGCACCGCGCTGGAACCGCGAGCTGCGTGCCGAGATCGTCGGCCTGTCCTCCGCGCACGGCAGCGGCCACCTGGCCCGCGCCGTCTTGGAGGCCACAGCGTACGGCCTGCGCCACATCGCCGATTCGCTGCCGCCGGTCCCCATCGACACGCTGGTCTGCGCCGGCGGGCCCGCCTCCAGCCCGCTGTGGTGCAAGATCAAGGCTGACGTGCTGGAGGTGCCGGTCGAGGTCCCCACGGAGACCGGCCTGGCCGCGTACGGCGCGGCGCTCGCCGCCGGGGCCGGCGCCGGCTGGTGGCCCATGCCCGGGCGGGCCGAGGGCGGAGCGTGGCCCCGGCCCGCGGCGACGACCATTCACCCCTCCCCGAGCCGGGTCTACCGCGACGGATACCGGCGTTTCCTCGCGCTCGGCGACGCCGCCGAGCGCCGGCTGGCGGCTACCTCAGGCAAGCAGGAGTGA
- a CDS encoding VOC family protein, producing the protein MLGTKLTEARWTHVALPTCDLDKAIEFYTTMTPLVVVSTHEDKDGRNVWLSNDKQVETPFVLVLVEFAKDKGKKQPQLTPFAHLGIEVPTKEDVDKIAEKAREMGCLHWEPMQMPPPVGYICALTDPDGNVIEISYDQKVYEEVRTLWGQ; encoded by the coding sequence GTGCTCGGCACAAAACTCACCGAAGCCCGCTGGACCCATGTGGCGCTTCCCACCTGCGACCTGGACAAGGCGATCGAGTTCTACACCACGATGACGCCGCTCGTCGTGGTCTCGACGCACGAGGACAAGGACGGCCGCAACGTGTGGCTGTCCAACGACAAGCAGGTCGAGACGCCGTTCGTGCTGGTCCTGGTGGAGTTCGCCAAGGACAAGGGCAAGAAGCAGCCCCAGCTGACCCCCTTCGCCCACCTCGGCATCGAGGTCCCCACCAAGGAGGACGTCGACAAGATCGCTGAGAAGGCGCGGGAGATGGGCTGCCTCCACTGGGAGCCGATGCAGATGCCGCCGCCGGTCGGCTACATCTGCGCCCTCACCGACCCCGACGGCAACGTGATCGAGATCTCCTACGACCAGAAGGTCTACGAGGAGGTCCGCACGCTTTGGGGGCAGTGA
- a CDS encoding aldehyde dehydrogenase family protein — MRPILDPSTGESPAAFAEATPTEVEAALRAARRSYDEGEWRRMPGELRAQLLDAVAAEIRAEARRLATLEALDTGKAVSGALTYDVYEAANAFSYAAAVARTMHGDVRRSSFPPDLLPGGGPDVLTMRMREPAGVVVELLPWNGPLMTGSQRIAMALAAGCSIVAKPPEEAVISLVELGRILTRAGLPAGVLNIVLGAGETVGERLVTDPRVDLVSLTGGVETGRRVAELASRNVTPVHLELGGKSPVIVFADADLEQAVGWAMMAAFVNMGEVCVAGSRLLVEESVYDEVVQGVAAAAAGLPIGDALNPDTFIGPLITQAHAERVRGFVSRAVDAGDATVVGSPSVPDGSPATFVPPTVLSRVRPGCEVEQVEIFGPVLAAMPFATEEEAITLANGTGYGLNGTVFTRDLERAFRVGDALDCGEVNVNCHFAPDMNGGRGEPRRSSGYSRTGVDAYTRLKAVNIQTRP; from the coding sequence GTGCGTCCGATCCTGGACCCCTCGACCGGTGAATCCCCCGCCGCCTTCGCCGAGGCTACCCCCACCGAAGTGGAGGCCGCGCTCCGGGCCGCCCGTCGCAGCTACGACGAGGGGGAGTGGCGGCGCATGCCCGGCGAGCTCAGGGCCCAGCTGCTCGACGCCGTGGCCGCCGAGATCCGCGCCGAGGCGCGCAGGCTCGCCACGCTCGAAGCGCTCGACACCGGCAAAGCGGTCAGCGGCGCCCTGACCTACGACGTCTACGAGGCGGCCAACGCCTTCTCCTACGCCGCCGCCGTCGCCCGTACCATGCACGGCGACGTGCGGCGCAGCTCCTTCCCGCCGGACCTTCTGCCGGGCGGCGGCCCCGACGTGCTCACCATGCGGATGCGGGAACCCGCGGGTGTGGTCGTCGAACTGCTGCCCTGGAACGGCCCGCTGATGACCGGCAGCCAGCGCATCGCGATGGCCCTCGCCGCCGGATGCTCGATCGTCGCCAAGCCTCCGGAGGAGGCGGTGATCTCCCTGGTCGAACTCGGGCGCATCCTCACCCGCGCCGGGCTGCCCGCGGGAGTGCTCAACATCGTGCTCGGCGCGGGCGAGACCGTCGGTGAGCGGCTGGTGACCGATCCCCGGGTGGACCTGGTCAGCCTGACCGGCGGCGTGGAGACCGGCCGCCGGGTGGCCGAACTGGCCTCCCGCAACGTCACCCCCGTCCACCTGGAGCTCGGCGGCAAGTCACCGGTGATCGTCTTCGCCGACGCGGATCTGGAGCAGGCCGTCGGCTGGGCCATGATGGCGGCGTTCGTGAACATGGGCGAGGTGTGCGTCGCCGGCAGCAGGCTCCTGGTCGAGGAGTCCGTCTACGACGAGGTGGTCCAGGGCGTCGCCGCCGCGGCGGCCGGTCTGCCGATCGGTGACGCGCTGAACCCCGACACGTTCATCGGCCCGCTCATCACGCAGGCGCACGCCGAGCGCGTGCGCGGCTTCGTCTCGCGTGCCGTGGACGCCGGTGACGCCACGGTCGTGGGCTCGCCGTCCGTACCCGACGGGAGCCCCGCCACGTTCGTCCCCCCGACGGTGCTGTCCCGGGTACGGCCCGGCTGCGAAGTCGAACAGGTGGAGATCTTCGGCCCCGTCCTGGCCGCCATGCCCTTCGCCACCGAGGAGGAGGCCATCACCCTGGCCAACGGCACCGGCTACGGGCTCAACGGCACGGTCTTCACCCGCGACCTGGAGCGCGCCTTCCGCGTCGGCGACGCTCTCGACTGCGGTGAGGTCAACGTCAACTGCCACTTCGCCCCCGACATGAACGGCGGCCGCGGCGAACCCCGCCGCTCCAGCGGCTACTCCCGTACCGGCGTGGACGCCTACACCCGCCTCAAGGCGGTGAACATCCAGACCCGCCCCTGA
- a CDS encoding VOC family protein produces the protein MANTLVFVDLPTRDVEAASRFYQELFGWTVNGRPQGVFHEMVTGDGPRLGLWNEAEQVPDPAPRPLEPRAGAQPRTYIAVDGPPGEYLNRAVMLGATALWEQRYWEELDGHHASFLDPWGNQIIMWWRPDGDAERDR, from the coding sequence GTGGCCAACACGCTCGTTTTCGTCGATCTGCCGACGCGCGACGTCGAGGCGGCGTCGAGGTTCTACCAGGAGTTGTTCGGCTGGACCGTGAACGGCCGGCCGCAGGGCGTCTTCCACGAGATGGTGACGGGCGACGGGCCGCGCCTGGGGCTGTGGAACGAGGCGGAGCAGGTGCCCGACCCCGCCCCGCGCCCGCTGGAGCCGCGCGCCGGGGCCCAGCCCCGCACCTACATCGCGGTGGACGGACCTCCCGGCGAGTACCTGAACAGGGCGGTGATGCTGGGCGCCACCGCCCTGTGGGAACAGCGCTACTGGGAGGAGCTCGACGGCCACCACGCGTCCTTCCTCGACCCGTGGGGCAATCAGATCATCATGTGGTGGCGGCCGGACGGCGACGCAGAGCGGGATCGGTGA
- a CDS encoding ester cyclase, translating into MTRRAVERYIEALNRHDPDEIAACVTPDFFNEHTSAAGVSTRGRDAYRERLSTFLAEFAGLTYEVEDVIVERDRAAVPYRMTFIYNGAPVRIRGIFRFRVAGDLIAHRVDYWDGADFQRQIAR; encoded by the coding sequence GTGACCCGTCGGGCGGTCGAGCGCTACATCGAGGCGCTCAACCGCCACGACCCCGATGAGATCGCCGCCTGCGTGACCCCCGACTTCTTCAACGAGCACACCTCGGCGGCGGGGGTCAGCACACGCGGGCGCGACGCCTACCGGGAGCGGTTGTCCACGTTCCTCGCCGAGTTCGCCGGCCTCACCTACGAGGTCGAGGACGTGATCGTCGAGCGGGATCGGGCCGCCGTGCCGTACCGGATGACCTTCATCTACAACGGTGCGCCGGTCCGCATACGCGGCATCTTCCGCTTCCGGGTGGCGGGCGATCTGATCGCCCACCGGGTCGACTACTGGGACGGGGCTGACTTCCAGCGCCAGATCGCGCGCTGA
- a CDS encoding RraA family protein, whose product MVPPTTAIADVLQLRGEKGWLSPPLVPMYRSQAVLGAARTVRLASGPGEEGLMPLHRLLDEDLEGRVVVIAGAQVAAGAVWGEIATRAAVASGAFGALIEGGVRNVTVFRDLELPVWALYEATVGPGPDVHVAAVGEPVEIAGVTIADGDSIVMDWNGVVALRSHDVISDACAYADAEESVIVSLQDGSTLAEAYQPKAEMIAKIRASRDAPARPSAMT is encoded by the coding sequence GTGGTCCCACCGACCACAGCGATCGCGGACGTCCTGCAGCTACGTGGGGAGAAGGGCTGGCTGAGCCCGCCGCTCGTCCCCATGTACCGCTCGCAGGCGGTGCTCGGCGCGGCGCGGACCGTCCGGTTGGCGAGCGGACCCGGCGAGGAGGGGCTGATGCCGCTGCACCGCCTGCTCGACGAGGATCTCGAGGGGCGAGTGGTGGTGATCGCCGGCGCGCAGGTCGCCGCGGGGGCCGTGTGGGGTGAGATCGCCACGCGAGCGGCGGTGGCGAGCGGTGCGTTCGGAGCGCTGATCGAAGGCGGGGTGCGCAACGTCACCGTCTTCAGAGACCTCGAGCTGCCGGTGTGGGCGCTTTACGAGGCCACGGTCGGCCCGGGGCCGGATGTGCACGTGGCGGCCGTCGGCGAGCCGGTGGAGATCGCCGGGGTCACCATCGCCGACGGCGACAGCATCGTCATGGACTGGAACGGCGTCGTCGCGCTCCGCTCCCACGATGTGATCTCCGACGCGTGCGCTTACGCCGACGCGGAGGAGAGCGTCATCGTCTCCCTTCAGGACGGCAGCACCCTCGCCGAGGCGTACCAGCCCAAAGCCGAGATGATCGCCAAGATCCGCGCTTCCCGTGACGCCCCGGCCCGGCCTTCCGCGATGACGTGA
- a CDS encoding SRPBCC family protein encodes MLADQQIEQALHERVIRRQEQRGRESRGLVAPPAGDRTAPVRPCPAWAHALDGRLSGIPHEERMYGPGFPGHEPGLAPIRVTIASGKPVFGCLSRKTPPFQEWTAPLLPRYERYGIHAFKRYRREPDETYPIGWKAFAENPNDDHHVRLAHHRLNEARGQMDTIVRFEGRTAGGCTPHADDFEVSAGRTAPPREDLRGRRTECVYPNLTPPPYASQLIMVRVDPIAPDRSRLFSRTYGLSDDVELQTANSTTRR; translated from the coding sequence GTGCTCGCGGACCAGCAGATAGAGCAGGCCCTGCACGAACGCGTCATACGGCGTCAGGAACAGCGGGGACGCGAATCCCGCGGGCTCGTCGCTCCGCCCGCCGGGGACCGCACGGCGCCGGTCCGCCCCTGCCCCGCCTGGGCCCACGCCCTCGACGGCCGCTTATCAGGCATCCCTCACGAAGAGAGGATGTACGGCCCCGGCTTCCCCGGACACGAGCCCGGCCTGGCACCGATCCGGGTCACGATCGCGTCCGGCAAGCCCGTCTTCGGCTGCCTGTCCCGCAAGACGCCGCCCTTCCAGGAGTGGACCGCCCCTCTCCTGCCGCGGTACGAGCGGTACGGCATCCACGCGTTCAAGCGCTACCGCCGTGAGCCGGACGAGACCTACCCGATCGGCTGGAAGGCGTTCGCCGAGAACCCCAACGACGACCACCACGTCCGTCTCGCACACCACCGGCTGAACGAAGCACGCGGGCAGATGGACACGATCGTGCGCTTCGAAGGGCGCACCGCCGGCGGCTGCACACCGCACGCCGACGACTTCGAGGTGTCCGCCGGCCGTACCGCCCCGCCCCGGGAAGACCTGCGGGGAAGGCGCACCGAGTGCGTCTACCCGAACCTGACTCCACCGCCGTACGCCTCACAGCTCATCATGGTGAGAGTGGACCCCATCGCGCCGGACCGATCGCGGCTGTTCTCCCGCACATACGGGCTCAGCGACGACGTCGAGTTACAGACCGCGAACTCGACGACCCGGCGCTGA
- a CDS encoding class I fructose-bisphosphate aldolase yields the protein MQHHSAVGAGKLRRMRRMFGADGRSVFVAIDHAAYMGAGPPLGEPMREIAAGRPDAVLATWHLARAYADVFADAGLVLRVDGGSSELGDMPADDVNTILHRAEEALRIGADCVVVLAFPGAPDEDKSLGRLARLASECEMLGLPVMAEMIPGGWGQAVPWTVENVSRAARIGAELGADIIKTVCPGPPERFAEVAEACPVPVVALGGPKMKTEDDVVAVARGVVRAGGAGIAFGRNVWGSDKPRQLVERLREAVHGEVGD from the coding sequence GTGCAGCATCACTCCGCCGTCGGAGCGGGGAAGCTGCGCCGCATGCGCCGGATGTTCGGCGCGGACGGCCGCAGCGTATTCGTCGCGATCGACCACGCCGCCTACATGGGCGCCGGGCCTCCGCTCGGCGAGCCGATGCGTGAGATCGCCGCGGGACGGCCCGACGCCGTGCTCGCCACCTGGCATCTCGCCCGCGCCTACGCCGACGTCTTCGCCGACGCCGGGCTCGTCCTCCGGGTGGACGGCGGCTCCTCGGAGCTGGGTGACATGCCCGCGGACGACGTGAACACGATCCTGCACCGCGCCGAGGAGGCGCTCCGGATCGGTGCGGACTGCGTGGTCGTGCTGGCCTTCCCCGGCGCGCCCGACGAGGACAAGTCGCTCGGACGGCTGGCCCGGCTCGCCTCGGAGTGCGAGATGCTCGGCCTGCCGGTGATGGCGGAGATGATCCCCGGCGGGTGGGGCCAGGCCGTGCCGTGGACCGTGGAGAACGTCTCCCGCGCCGCGCGGATCGGCGCCGAGCTGGGGGCCGACATCATCAAGACCGTCTGCCCCGGCCCTCCGGAGCGGTTCGCCGAGGTGGCCGAGGCCTGCCCGGTACCGGTCGTGGCGCTCGGCGGCCCGAAGATGAAGACCGAGGACGACGTGGTCGCGGTGGCCCGCGGCGTGGTGCGCGCCGGCGGGGCCGGGATCGCCTTCGGCCGTAACGTCTGGGGATCGGACAAACCACGGCAGCTCGTCGAGCGGCTGCGGGAGGCCGTCCACGGGGAGGTCGGTGACTGA
- a CDS encoding zinc-binding dehydrogenase: MRAVHHAEHGGPEVLRPVSMPDPVCGPGEVLVQVHAAAVNRLDVLQRNGPGLLPGFRLPHVPGMDVAGVVVGVGPSVSARSVGDRVVIDPSLHCGDCPSCRDGDSMFCGSMRVVGASRQGGYAELVAVPETHAHPVPGHIDLDEAATLPAVYGQAWQALIVRGGLRAGETLLVHGAGSGITIAAVQIAKRHGARVVVTSASEEKLARIAKLGADVTVNTAAADLVDRVREVTDGRGADIVLDHVGPALFQASLSALRVRGRLVFCGDTTGRTASFNLPGAYHRALTIIGAEAPAHETLARMFEWYWTAGCEPVIDSVFPLAEAAEAHRRLESGETFGKIVLKP; the protein is encoded by the coding sequence GTGAGAGCCGTCCATCACGCCGAACACGGTGGCCCGGAGGTTCTGCGGCCGGTGTCGATGCCCGATCCGGTCTGCGGCCCCGGGGAGGTCCTCGTCCAGGTGCACGCCGCGGCCGTCAACCGCCTCGACGTGCTGCAGCGGAACGGGCCCGGTCTGCTGCCCGGTTTCCGCCTCCCGCACGTCCCCGGCATGGACGTGGCCGGTGTCGTGGTCGGCGTCGGCCCGTCGGTCTCGGCCCGTTCGGTCGGCGACCGGGTGGTGATCGACCCGTCGCTGCACTGCGGCGACTGCCCCTCCTGCCGGGACGGCGACTCGATGTTCTGCGGGTCGATGCGCGTCGTGGGCGCGTCCCGGCAGGGCGGCTACGCCGAGCTGGTGGCGGTCCCGGAGACGCACGCCCATCCGGTGCCCGGCCACATCGATCTGGACGAGGCCGCGACCCTGCCGGCCGTCTACGGTCAGGCGTGGCAGGCGCTCATCGTCCGCGGCGGCCTGCGGGCGGGTGAAACCCTGCTGGTCCACGGCGCGGGCAGCGGCATCACGATCGCGGCCGTGCAGATCGCCAAGCGGCACGGCGCGCGGGTCGTCGTCACCTCCGCCTCCGAGGAGAAGCTGGCGAGGATCGCCAAACTCGGCGCGGACGTGACCGTCAACACCGCCGCCGCCGACCTCGTCGACCGGGTTCGGGAGGTGACCGACGGGCGCGGCGCCGACATCGTGCTGGACCACGTCGGCCCGGCCCTGTTCCAGGCGTCCCTGTCCGCGCTGCGCGTCCGCGGCCGCCTGGTCTTCTGCGGCGACACGACCGGCCGCACCGCGTCGTTCAACCTGCCCGGGGCCTACCACCGCGCGCTGACCATCATCGGCGCGGAGGCACCCGCCCACGAGACGCTCGCCCGGATGTTCGAGTGGTACTGGACGGCCGGGTGCGAACCGGTGATCGACTCGGTCTTCCCGCTCGCCGAGGCGGCCGAGGCCCACCGTCGCCTGGAGTCCGGCGAGACCTTCGGCAAGATCGTCCTCAAGCCCTGA